A single Metarhizium brunneum chromosome 5, complete sequence DNA region contains:
- the afoD gene encoding FAD-dependent monooxygenase afoD, whose product MTTGSINGNDGVAPSLDVAVVGGGIIGVMTAIGLRRRGINAVIYERAPTWHEVSAGFSFTGAARVWMEQIDPALLELLGSISQKTDASSSNAYWNGYHPRTREEAEDASKSLLFRTRIDNLDFWGCVRSQFLNGMAALLPEGAVRFGKRLVSYDDDEQNGKVLAHFDDGSTAEAHVLLGCDGVHSTTRRVLLGADHPACRAGFSHTVAYRTMVPMDVGIAALGNKVARNACNHLGPGADLLVYPVMSGTLLNMAVFAHDASEFPDPDKMAVPAARSEIEQLFRGWSPPLADIWKLFPEKTVKWGIFDLEQNPPPTYARGRACLVGDAAHASTPYLGVGACTGVEDALVICTLLQAVQQRALGGEALREALTDALQTYNRARLDRGRWIHHHSRDMGQLYHWRYGPTGRDPERMKRKLEENWAAVVTYDVLASLQPDAVRTGMA is encoded by the exons ATGACGACCGGCAGCATCAACGGCAACGATGGCGTTGCACCCTCTCTTGATGTGGCCGTCGTGGGCGGTGGAATCATCGGTGTCATGACGGCCATCGGCCTGCGTCGCCGGGGCATAAACGCAGTCATCTACGAGAGGGCGCCGACCTGGCACGAGGTCAGCGCCGGGTTTTCCTTCACGGGCGCGGCGCGGGTGTGGATGGAGCAGATAGACCCGGCCCTCCTcgagctgctgggcagcatCAGCCAGAAGACGgacgccagcagcagcaacgccTACTGGAATGGCTACCACCCGCGCACCCGagaggaggccgaggatgcgTCCAAGTCGCTGCTTTTCCGGACGCGGATCGACAACCTCGATTTCTGGGGCTGCGTGCGCTCGCAGTTCCTGAACGGCATGGCGGCCCTCCTGCCCGAGGGGGCGGTGAGGTTTGGGAAGCGGCTCGTGAGCtacgacgatgacgagcaGAACGGCAAGGTCCTTGCGCACTTTGACGACGGTAGTACGGCCGAGGCCCATGTCCTGCTTGGGTGTGACGGCGTCCATTCGACGACGCGGAGAGTGCTGCTGGGCGCCGACCATCCGGCCTGCCGGGCGGGCTTCAGTCACACCGTTGCCTACCGCACCATGGTTCCCATGGACGTGGGCATCGCCGCCCTGGGCAACAAGGTGGCCAGGAACGCCTGCAATCACCTGGGGCCAGGCGCAGACCTGCTGGTGTATCCG GTCATGTCCGGGACGCTTCTGAACATGGCCGTCTTCGCCCACGACGCCTCCGAGTTTCCCGACCCCGACAAGATGGCGGTGCCGGCCGCGCGAAGCGAGATCGAGCAGCTGTTCAGGGGCTGGAGCCCGCCGCTCGCCGACATTTGGAAGCTGTTTCCGGAGAAGACGGTCAAATGGGGCATCTTTGACCTGGAGCAAaacccgccgccgacgtaCGCGCGCGGCCGGGCCTGTCTTGTCGGCGACGCGGCGCACGCCAGCACGCCGTACCTGGGCGTCGGCGCCTGCACCGGCGTCGAGGACGCCCTGGTCATCTGCACGCTCCTGCAGGCCGTGCAGCAGAGggccctcggcggcgaggcgctgCGAGAGGCGCTGACGGACGCGCTGCAGACGTACAACCGCGCCAGGCTGGACCGCGGCCGCTGGATACATCACCACTCGCGCGACATGGGCCAGCTGTATCATTGGAGGTACGGCCCGACGGGGCGCGACCCGGAGCGGATGAAGCGGAAGCTCGAGGAGAACTGggccgccgtcgtcacctACGATGTTTTGGCGTCGTTGCAGCCTGACGCCGTGCGAACCGGCATGGCCTAG